Proteins from one Mytilus galloprovincialis chromosome 11, xbMytGall1.hap1.1, whole genome shotgun sequence genomic window:
- the LOC143051614 gene encoding uncharacterized protein LOC143051614, with translation MVQPGDCFKLTTCGDHEQCYLRRYVTSSGTTWYDVGCLDNTKCAAISGLPKTVRPTTVGNSKTLPPSIIGKRQDEVNMTQLPIMARHTLPPSIIGKRQDADGETTLCEHCCNSSTICNTGGYCGSLSLSNPGPICYSCKEAQTADSCDQIVQCGEDEKCFIGQVFNRLSQEKRWTHGCKSNKTCAYTQGKRDTDDGNSQICEECCEDHLCNNVCKNFVDWNAPFVPITSSLKTDAITAMSTLDIIKTTLPTTKTTTLPTTKTTALPTTKTTALPTTKTIIPTTKITTMPTTEIPTTKTPTTKTTTLLTTKKRTALPTTKKRTTMPTTTTTTLPTTTLDPVVMVNCDFEDGLCNWHQDKMDDGDWRIHSGPTATDKTGPDSDHTLGSEQGHYLYIEASDMNYQNYVRLLSDNIAWPQRTCLTFWYHMYGHFIASLSVYLKDNNGNLQKLWSQSENHGNNWLPAKINLPNTPGQIVIEGYRGADIHGDIAIDDIVLVRYCGP, from the exons ATGGTACAGCCCGGCGATTGTTTCAAACTGACGACATGTGGCGACCACGAG CAATGTTACTTGAGACGTTATGTGACGTCCTCCGGTACAACATGGTATGATGTTGGATGTTTAGATAATACG AAATGTGCAGCTATATCCGGGCTACCAAAGACTGTTCGTCCAACAACAGTAGGAAATAGTAAAACACTTCCTCCATCGATCATAGGCAAACGTCAAGACGAGGTTAATATGACACAATTGCCCATTATGGCCAGACACACATTGCCGCCATCTATAATAGGAAAGCGTCAAGATGCTGACGGGGAAACAACGTTGTGTGAGCACTGCTGTAATAGTAGTACTATATGTAACACCGGGGGATATTGTGGATCTTTGT CTTTGAGCAATCCTGGTCCGATATGTTACAGTTGTAAAGAAGCACAGACCGCTGACAGTTGTGACCAGATTGTTCAATGTGGCGAAGACGAG AAATGTTTTATTGGACAGGTATTTAATCGACTATCTCAGGAAAAAAGATGGACACATGGGTGTAAGAGTAATAAAACG tgtgcATATACACAAGGGAAGAGAGACACAGACGATGGAAACAGTCAAATATGTGAGGAGTGTTGTGAGGATCACTTGTGTAATAATGTGTGTAAAAACTTCGTGGACTGGAACGCCCCCTTTGTACCGATCACTTCATCTTTGAAGACTGATGCGATAACTGCGATGTCTACACTTGATATTATAAAGACAACATTGCCGACGACAAAAACAACTACATTGCCGACGACAAAAACAACTGCATTGCCGACGACAAAAACAACTGCATTGCCGACGACTAAAACAATAATACCGACAACAAAAATAACAACCATGCCGACGACAGAGATACCAACAACTAAAACGCcgacaacaaaaacaacaacactgCTGACGACGAAAAAAAGAACAGCACTGCCGACGACGAAAAAAAGAACAACCATGCCGACGACAACGACAACCACGTTGCCAACAACCACGCTAG ACCCTGTTGTCATGGTTAATTGTGATTTTGAGGATGGTCTTTGTAATTGGCACCAAGATAAAATGGATGATGGTGACTGGAGAATTCACTCAGGTCCTACAGCTACTGATAAAACTGGACCAGATAGTGATCATACATTGGGCAGTG AACAAGGACACTATTTATACATAGAAGCATCGGATATGAATTATCAGAACTATGTTCGATTGCTTTCCGATAATATTGCATGGCCACAGAGAACATGTTTAACGTTCTGGTATCATATGTATGGCCATTTCATAGCATCTTTAAGTGTTTATTTAAAG GATAATAATGGTAATTTACAAAAATTATGGAGTCAGTCTGAAAACCATGGCAACAACTGGTTACCAGCtaaaataaatttaccaaataCTCCAGGACAAATAGTAATAGAAGGGTACAGAGGAGCAGATATACATGGTGATATAGCAATAGACGATATTGTACTGGTTCGTTATTGTGGCCCTTAA